In Ignavibacteriales bacterium, the following are encoded in one genomic region:
- the purB gene encoding adenylosuccinate lyase: MIERYTLPEMGKIWQDEFKYKTWLRIEILACEARALFGEIPAEDLDVIKLKANFDVKKILEIEETTKHDVIAFLTNVAEYVGPESRHIHYGMTSSDILDTSLSCQMKEAGEIIMQKLVSLKNILKKRALEHKYTLCIGRTHGIHAEPTTMGLKFALWFEETKRNIKRLENAIEVISVGQISGAVGTFEHLSPKVEEYVCDKMGLKPALVSTQIIQRDRHAEFLSTLAIIGTTLEKIAIEIRHLQRTEVLEAEEYFSKGQKGSSAMPHKRNPITCERIAGLARVLRSNSMAAMENVALWHERDISHSSVERIIVPDSCILLDYMLNLSNKLIDNLLIYPENMTKNLNLTRGLIYSQTVLLKLVSNGASREDAYKMVQVPAMEVWANQNKTLKDELLNSSEVMKLLSVNELEEIFNSKKILKNIDYIFARSVETE, translated from the coding sequence ATGATTGAAAGATACACACTTCCCGAAATGGGAAAAATCTGGCAAGACGAATTCAAATATAAAACCTGGCTCCGTATTGAAATTCTTGCTTGCGAAGCTCGCGCATTGTTTGGTGAAATTCCTGCTGAAGATTTAGATGTAATAAAATTAAAAGCAAATTTTGATGTGAAAAAAATTCTGGAGATTGAAGAAACAACCAAACACGATGTAATTGCGTTTCTTACCAATGTTGCTGAATATGTTGGACCAGAATCACGGCACATTCATTATGGAATGACCAGTTCCGATATTCTTGACACTTCCCTTTCCTGCCAGATGAAAGAAGCTGGTGAAATAATAATGCAAAAACTTGTTTCCTTAAAAAATATTTTAAAGAAACGCGCGCTCGAGCATAAATATACTCTTTGCATTGGAAGAACGCATGGAATCCACGCTGAGCCAACAACCATGGGACTTAAGTTTGCATTGTGGTTTGAAGAAACAAAAAGAAATATCAAGCGGTTAGAAAATGCTATTGAAGTAATAAGTGTCGGGCAGATTTCCGGAGCAGTCGGTACCTTCGAACATCTTTCCCCCAAAGTTGAAGAGTATGTTTGCGATAAAATGGGGTTAAAACCAGCCTTGGTTTCTACTCAGATTATCCAAAGGGATAGGCATGCCGAATTTTTATCTACCTTAGCAATAATTGGAACGACTCTGGAAAAAATAGCAATTGAAATACGGCATCTACAACGGACAGAAGTTTTGGAAGCAGAAGAATATTTTTCTAAAGGACAAAAAGGTTCTTCGGCAATGCCGCATAAACGAAATCCAATTACCTGCGAAAGGATTGCTGGTTTGGCGCGTGTTCTAAGAAGCAATTCAATGGCGGCGATGGAAAACGTTGCACTTTGGCACGAACGGGATATTTCGCATTCTTCTGTTGAAAGAATTATTGTCCCTGATAGTTGTATACTGCTCGATTATATGTTGAACCTTTCCAATAAACTAATTGATAATCTGTTGATCTATCCAGAAAATATGACTAAGAATTTAAATCTTACACGGGGATTGATCTATTCCCAAACAGTTCTTCTTAAACTTGTAAGCAACGGAGCATCCCGCGAAGATGCTTATAAGATGGTTCAAGTCCCAGCAATGGAAGTTTGGGCTAATCAAAACAAAACCTTAAAAGATGAATTGCTTAACTCATCTGAAGTAATGAAATTACTTTCTGTAAATGAATTAGAGGAAATTTTTAATTCGAAAAAAATATTGAAGAATATTGATTACATTTTTGCCCGTTCTGTAGAAACAGAATAA
- a CDS encoding PAS domain S-box protein, with product MKSKNTISIIDDASLILNSKATIDSLFDQENTFKKLIEFYPDILIVQKEGMIVYINPAGAKLLGGDPENFIGQFFIDFVHPDFKEEVKLRYNKFLSNRNQNRLFEKKLLRLDNTAIFVETASRQIKLLGEKVILVVARDISNRKIIEQHLKESEERFRTLSENSYDLICEINANSKFIYLSPNLKEILGYDPSELLQKSIFSYIHPHDWPGVLDELKKGYGSVILRYMHKNGEWRWFESAGRKYTTVKGEVRGVIVSRDITERKLLEQKLIQTEKLMAIGEMSAMIAHEFRNALTSVKMILQLTIESENLTSTEKKSFDVAINSIFHMESVVQQLLHFSLPTSTEMKLENLNSVLNDCLPFIKMQANKKNIKVIKKFDASIPLVLINNGTMKESIINLLLNATQSFDNFSSRISRKISITSKRIFLDETIRDIDYTFKFEKSLMKHESNTDIEIVMEKGNECALIEIKDNGCGIEKYYLSRIFEPFFTTKEKGSGLGLSIVKRTINGNNGIIKVETRKLKGTTFKIYLPILRRGK from the coding sequence ATGAAATCAAAGAACACGATTTCAATAATTGATGATGCATCATTAATACTAAACTCAAAGGCAACAATTGATTCCCTTTTCGATCAGGAAAACACATTTAAAAAACTTATCGAATTCTATCCGGACATTCTGATTGTACAAAAGGAAGGAATGATTGTATATATTAATCCTGCAGGGGCAAAATTACTTGGTGGGGATCCGGAAAATTTTATTGGACAATTTTTTATAGATTTTGTACATCCTGATTTCAAAGAAGAAGTTAAATTGCGCTATAATAAATTTTTATCAAACAGAAATCAAAATAGACTGTTTGAAAAAAAATTACTACGTCTTGATAACACTGCAATTTTTGTAGAGACGGCTTCCAGGCAAATTAAATTACTTGGAGAAAAAGTAATCTTGGTTGTTGCAAGAGATATTTCTAATAGAAAAATTATCGAACAACATTTAAAAGAAAGTGAAGAAAGATTTCGAACATTATCAGAAAACTCCTACGATTTGATTTGTGAAATAAATGCGAATTCTAAGTTTATTTATCTAAGTCCAAATCTAAAAGAAATCCTGGGATATGATCCAAGCGAACTCTTACAAAAAAGTATTTTCAGTTATATTCATCCCCATGATTGGCCGGGTGTGCTTGATGAATTAAAGAAAGGTTATGGAAGTGTTATACTCCGATATATGCATAAGAACGGTGAGTGGCGCTGGTTTGAAAGTGCAGGAAGAAAATATACCACGGTTAAAGGAGAAGTAAGAGGGGTAATTGTTTCAAGAGATATTACTGAACGAAAATTGCTTGAACAAAAATTAATACAAACAGAAAAATTGATGGCAATTGGTGAGATGTCTGCGATGATTGCGCATGAATTCAGGAATGCGTTAACATCGGTAAAAATGATTCTTCAATTAACAATCGAATCTGAAAATTTAACTTCGACAGAAAAAAAATCTTTTGATGTTGCAATTAATTCAATTTTTCATATGGAGTCAGTAGTTCAGCAATTGCTGCATTTTTCACTTCCCACTTCAACTGAAATGAAACTTGAAAACTTGAATTCAGTTTTAAATGATTGTCTTCCATTTATTAAAATGCAGGCTAATAAAAAGAATATTAAAGTCATCAAAAAGTTTGATGCATCCATTCCTTTAGTGCTAATAAATAATGGCACTATGAAGGAATCCATAATTAACTTACTACTTAATGCCACTCAATCATTTGATAATTTCTCTTCAAGAATTTCGAGAAAAATAAGTATTACTTCTAAAAGGATTTTTTTGGATGAAACTATTAGAGATATTGACTATACCTTCAAATTTGAAAAATCTTTAATGAAACATGAAAGTAATACCGACATTGAGATTGTTATGGAAAAAGGAAATGAATGTGCATTGATTGAAATTAAAGATAATGGTTGTGGGATTGAAAAATATTATCTTTCAAGAATATTTGAACCATTTTTTACAACTAAGGAAAAAGGATCTGGATTAGGACTTTCAATTGTTAAAAGAACCATAAACGGTAATAATGGTATAATTAAAGTTGAAACCCGTAAATTGAAAGGAACTACTTTTAAAATTTATCTTCCGATATTGCGTCGAGGAAAATGA
- a CDS encoding aldehyde dehydrogenase family protein, translating to MAAKELELNLDFLKVLGIEDKNYGSSSGQLWNESKTEKELKIYSPANGEFISSVFQASEADYEVIMTKAEEAFKVWRKFPAPKRGEIVRQIGDRLRQYKNPLGQLVSYEMGKSLQEGLGEVQEMIDICDFAVGQSRQLYGFTMHSERPNHRMYDQYHPLGVVLIISAFNFPVAVWAWNAMLAAVCGDVSLWKPSSKTPLTAIATQKIIAEVLKENNLPEGVFNLVIGKGSTVGERMLSDKRIPLVSLTGSTSVGRHANEVVARRFGKTIMELGGNNAIILTEFTDLKMAIPAIVFGAVGTAGQRCTTTRRLIVHESIYEKVKESLVKAYGGLKIGTPLDEKNHVGPLIDKEAVSMFSTALEMAKKQGGNIVCGGEIINGEGYGSGCYVKPAIVEAENHFAIVQEETFAPILYLIKYKGDVTKAIEIQNNVVQGLSSAIFTLNLREAEKYLSCEGSDCGIANVNIGTSGAEIGGAFGGEKETGGGRESGSDAWKAYMRRQTNTINYGTDLPLAQGIKFDI from the coding sequence ATGGCAGCAAAAGAATTAGAACTCAATCTCGATTTCCTTAAAGTCTTAGGAATTGAAGATAAAAATTATGGTTCATCAAGCGGTCAATTATGGAATGAATCGAAGACTGAAAAAGAATTAAAAATTTATTCTCCTGCAAACGGAGAGTTTATTTCTTCAGTTTTTCAGGCATCTGAAGCAGATTATGAAGTAATTATGACAAAAGCTGAAGAAGCATTTAAAGTCTGGCGGAAATTTCCTGCCCCTAAACGCGGAGAAATTGTAAGACAGATTGGCGATAGACTTCGTCAGTATAAAAATCCACTCGGACAGCTTGTTTCTTATGAAATGGGAAAGTCACTTCAGGAAGGTTTAGGGGAAGTTCAGGAGATGATTGATATTTGCGATTTTGCAGTCGGGCAATCTCGGCAGCTTTATGGATTTACAATGCATTCCGAACGACCCAACCATAGAATGTATGATCAGTATCATCCACTTGGTGTTGTATTGATTATCTCTGCTTTTAATTTTCCAGTTGCAGTGTGGGCTTGGAATGCAATGCTTGCTGCGGTTTGCGGAGATGTAAGTTTATGGAAACCTTCATCTAAAACTCCTTTAACAGCAATTGCTACACAAAAAATTATTGCGGAAGTGCTTAAAGAAAATAATTTGCCTGAAGGAGTTTTCAATCTTGTGATTGGAAAAGGTTCTACAGTTGGTGAGAGAATGCTTTCTGATAAAAGAATTCCGTTAGTTTCTCTAACAGGTTCAACCTCTGTTGGCAGACACGCAAACGAAGTTGTTGCAAGACGATTTGGAAAAACTATTATGGAATTGGGTGGTAACAACGCAATTATCTTAACTGAATTTACTGATTTGAAGATGGCTATACCTGCAATTGTTTTTGGTGCAGTTGGTACTGCAGGACAACGATGCACAACAACAAGAAGATTGATTGTTCATGAATCTATTTATGAAAAAGTAAAAGAATCTTTAGTTAAAGCATATGGTGGATTGAAAATCGGAACCCCGCTTGATGAAAAGAATCACGTTGGACCATTGATTGACAAGGAAGCTGTATCTATGTTTTCCACTGCACTTGAAATGGCAAAAAAACAAGGTGGAAATATTGTTTGTGGTGGTGAAATAATTAATGGTGAAGGATATGGTTCCGGCTGTTATGTTAAACCTGCAATTGTGGAAGCAGAAAACCATTTTGCAATCGTACAGGAAGAAACTTTTGCTCCAATCCTTTATTTAATAAAATACAAGGGAGATGTTACTAAAGCTATTGAAATTCAGAATAATGTTGTTCAGGGATTATCTTCCGCAATTTTTACACTTAATTTAAGAGAAGCAGAAAAATATTTATCCTGTGAAGGTTCTGATTGCGGAATAGCTAATGTAAATATTGGTACATCCGGTGCAGAAATTGGTGGTGCATTTGGTGGCGAAAAAGAAACTGGAGGTGGTCGAGAATCTGGTTCTGATGCCTGGAAGGCTTATATGCGCCGGCAAACAAACACGATTAATTATGGAACTGATTTACCTCTTGCACAAGGAATTAAGTTCGATATATAA
- a CDS encoding response regulator: MADRNNIQEEILPVELSEIEILNEKPTVLVIDDDTKILEAFRMLMESENCNMIAATDVIEALKKIDGKHIDLIITDFMLKTKSSVEIFSLVKKTHPKVPIVVMTGYPELISEKDVHMFGGNFFLTKPLELGKLRKVIRNYCSPLKIGR; the protein is encoded by the coding sequence ATGGCAGACCGCAATAATATTCAAGAAGAAATTCTTCCCGTTGAATTATCTGAAATTGAAATTTTAAATGAAAAACCAACAGTTTTAGTTATTGATGACGATACAAAAATTCTTGAGGCTTTCAGAATGCTTATGGAATCTGAAAATTGTAATATGATTGCGGCTACCGATGTAATAGAAGCTTTAAAAAAAATCGATGGTAAACACATTGATTTAATCATCACTGATTTTATGCTTAAAACAAAATCAAGTGTTGAGATTTTTTCTTTAGTAAAGAAAACGCACCCAAAAGTTCCGATAGTTGTTATGACTGGATACCCGGAATTAATAAGTGAAAAAGATGTACATATGTTTGGAGGGAATTTTTTCTTAACCAAACCCCTGGAACTTGGAAAACTTAGAAAAGTAATCAGAAATTACTGTAGTCCATTAAAAATTGGTCGGTAG
- a CDS encoding peroxiredoxin, producing MKNLFKPLIALVLSMIALACGGNADNLRNGELAPDFTLQDALGNSYTLSTFRGKSPVVVYFYPMAGTSGCTKEACSFRDNWSKFKENNIVVFGISVDSKEKIKKFIDENSLNFPLLSDNDKTVCKEYGVLNSLGVASRITFIIDKFGNINTIIRDVDVSTHSEQVFNLTTKLL from the coding sequence ATGAAAAACCTATTCAAACCTTTAATTGCATTAGTTTTAAGCATGATTGCTCTTGCTTGTGGTGGTAATGCAGATAATTTAAGAAATGGTGAATTGGCTCCGGATTTTACTCTTCAGGATGCGCTTGGTAACAGCTATACACTTTCTACTTTCCGGGGTAAATCACCTGTTGTAGTTTATTTCTATCCGATGGCTGGAACTTCGGGCTGTACAAAAGAAGCTTGTAGTTTTCGCGATAATTGGAGTAAGTTCAAAGAAAATAATATTGTAGTATTTGGAATAAGCGTCGACTCTAAAGAAAAAATTAAAAAATTTATTGATGAAAACTCACTTAACTTTCCTCTACTTTCCGATAATGACAAAACCGTATGTAAGGAATATGGGGTTCTTAATAGTTTAGGTGTTGCAAGCAGAATTACATTTATTATCGACAAATTTGGTAACATCAACACAATTATAAGAGATGTAGATGTTTCTACTCATTCCGAGCAAGTATTTAATCTTACCACCAAGTTACTTTAG
- a CDS encoding sigma-54 dependent transcriptional regulator — protein sequence MRNKATILIADDDEKILYAFRELLKKDGHKSLTAKNGVEVLEKFYAKKPDVIFLDIKMPLTDGLEILTEIKKDNPHVPVIVITGFGTMQTAVKAIQLGAFDYLTKPLDLSKVRDTIRKALFTLKEYKSVFVDQTIYNADIVEKYDLIGNSIRMQEVFKLIGSISTTTNTTPVLIVGESGTGKELVARAIHNNSANSTEPFIAINCTAFPETLLESELLGFEKGSFTGASDRKYGKFELAGSGTIFLDEIGTLSLNLQQKLLRIIQSREFERIGGNLVLPIKARFIAATNIDIVNEVRNGRFREDLFYRLNVASVYLTPLRHRKEDILQLANYFLAKYNYSLNKSIRGFSDETIRVLSEYPFPGNVRELENIIERAVMLSKGDVILADSLKEYLYPVNKSKDSIPITDENFSESRTYVLELFEIEFLNNLLSKYRGNVSLSAKASKMTRQNFQRLMKKHNITSKTFKQ from the coding sequence ATGAGAAATAAAGCAACAATATTAATCGCTGATGATGATGAAAAAATTTTATATGCTTTCAGAGAATTGCTTAAGAAAGATGGACACAAAAGTTTAACAGCAAAAAATGGAGTGGAAGTACTTGAAAAGTTTTATGCAAAAAAACCAGATGTTATTTTTCTTGATATTAAAATGCCATTAACTGATGGTCTGGAAATTCTTACAGAAATTAAAAAGGATAATCCCCATGTTCCAGTAATTGTTATTACTGGTTTCGGTACAATGCAAACTGCTGTAAAAGCAATACAGTTGGGCGCTTTCGATTACTTAACTAAACCTCTCGATTTATCAAAAGTTAGGGATACCATCCGGAAAGCTTTATTTACTTTAAAAGAATACAAATCAGTTTTTGTGGATCAGACAATTTACAATGCTGACATTGTTGAAAAGTACGATCTGATTGGCAATAGTATTCGAATGCAGGAAGTTTTTAAGTTGATTGGCTCCATTTCTACTACAACAAACACAACACCTGTTTTAATTGTTGGAGAAAGTGGAACCGGGAAGGAATTAGTTGCCAGGGCTATTCATAATAATAGTGCCAATTCCACAGAACCATTTATAGCTATAAATTGTACAGCATTTCCGGAAACTTTATTGGAATCGGAATTATTAGGATTTGAAAAAGGATCATTTACCGGGGCTTCTGACCGTAAATACGGAAAATTTGAATTGGCAGGAAGCGGAACAATTTTTCTTGATGAAATTGGAACACTCTCACTTAACTTGCAGCAAAAACTTTTAAGAATAATACAATCCCGCGAGTTTGAAAGAATTGGCGGCAACCTTGTGTTACCAATAAAAGCACGATTTATTGCGGCTACTAATATTGATATTGTAAATGAAGTTAGAAATGGCAGATTTAGGGAGGACTTATTCTATCGGCTTAATGTTGCCTCTGTTTATTTAACTCCACTTCGCCATAGAAAGGAAGATATACTGCAATTAGCAAACTATTTCCTTGCAAAATATAATTATAGTTTAAATAAATCCATTAGAGGATTTTCTGATGAAACAATCAGAGTGCTTTCAGAGTATCCTTTCCCAGGGAATGTTAGAGAACTTGAGAATATTATAGAAAGAGCCGTTATGCTTTCTAAGGGGGACGTAATCCTTGCTGATTCGCTTAAGGAATATTTATACCCTGTAAATAAATCCAAGGATTCTATTCCAATTACTGATGAGAACTTTTCGGAATCCAGAACTTATGTTCTGGAATTATTTGAGATAGAATTCTTAAACAATCTTTTATCAAAGTATCGTGGCAATGTTTCACTTTCAGCAAAAGCATCCAAAATGACAAGACAGAACTTTCAACGATTGATGAAAAAACATAACATTACTTCTAAAACTTTTAAGCAATAA